The following coding sequences lie in one Palaemon carinicauda isolate YSFRI2023 chromosome 7, ASM3689809v2, whole genome shotgun sequence genomic window:
- the LOC137644579 gene encoding FLYWCH-type zinc finger-containing protein 1-like — translation MEFIKTNKGGKKLVHDGYIYVIDKQKEEKIYWRCEKRGLCSGRLVSNGEGISVSQEHCHPPDLMRKEVLKVKEELQEKASESEEITSSIVNKCTQNIPWEVAGALPKKESLSRTVKRVRNSRNGDEDLTVTTRGENFLQYS, via the coding sequence atggagtttatcaaaacaaataaaggaGGTAAGAAGCTTGTGCACGATGGATACATTTACGTGATCGATaagcagaaagaagaaaaaatatattggagatgCGAGAAACGGGGACTTTGCAGTGGAAGACTTGttagcaatggtgaagggatatcagTATCTCAAGAACACTGCCATCCTCCAGATTTAATGCGAAAAGAGGTGCTCAAAGTAAAAGAAGAGTTGCAAGAAAAAGCTAGTGAGTCGGAAGAAATTACTTCCTCGATAGTGAACAAATGTACTCAAAATATTCCTTGGGAAGTAGCCGGAGCTTTACCGAAAAAGGAATCACTTTCACGTACTGTGAAGAGAGTACGTAATTCTCGAAACGGTGATGAAGATTTAACTGTTACAACGAGAGGGGAAAACTTTTTACAGTACAGTTAA